In Phreatobacter stygius, a genomic segment contains:
- a CDS encoding threonine ammonia-lyase — MPALPTAADVADAARLIAPVARRTPLLSLPELDAITGARVFLKAEPLQRTGSFKFRGAYNRLARLTDQERRAGVVAMSSGNHAQGVATAAQLLGMPAVIVMPKDSPALKRERTAAAGAEIVLYDREKEDRVAIARQLAADRGATLVPPYDDFYIMAGQGTVGREIIEELTAQGLLPDTVLVCCSGGGLLAGVALAVHDRAPKAKLYSVEPEDFDDHARSFEAGKRVANVKLGGSLCDGLLAQTPGELTFAVNQPHVAGGVTVSEDEVKRAVNFAFRELKLVVEPSGAVPLAALLSGRLDVRGQVVAAVVSGGNVDPALFAKLVA, encoded by the coding sequence ATGCCCGCCCTGCCGACCGCAGCCGATGTCGCCGATGCCGCGCGCCTGATCGCGCCGGTGGCCCGCCGCACGCCGCTTCTGAGCTTGCCGGAGCTCGACGCCATCACCGGCGCGCGGGTGTTCCTCAAGGCCGAGCCGCTGCAGCGCACCGGCTCGTTCAAGTTCCGCGGCGCCTATAACCGGCTGGCCCGGCTGACCGACCAGGAGCGCAGGGCCGGGGTGGTCGCCATGTCGTCCGGCAATCATGCGCAGGGGGTTGCCACCGCCGCCCAGCTCCTGGGCATGCCGGCGGTCATCGTGATGCCCAAGGACAGCCCGGCCCTGAAGCGCGAACGCACCGCCGCGGCCGGCGCCGAGATCGTGCTCTATGACCGCGAGAAGGAGGACCGGGTGGCGATCGCCCGGCAGCTCGCCGCCGATCGCGGCGCGACGCTGGTGCCGCCCTATGACGATTTCTACATCATGGCCGGGCAGGGCACGGTCGGGCGCGAGATCATCGAGGAACTGACCGCGCAGGGCTTGCTGCCGGATACCGTGCTGGTCTGCTGCTCGGGCGGCGGGCTGCTCGCCGGGGTGGCGCTGGCGGTGCACGACCGCGCCCCCAAGGCCAAGCTCTACAGCGTCGAGCCCGAGGATTTCGACGATCATGCGCGCTCGTTCGAGGCCGGCAAGCGGGTCGCCAATGTCAAGCTCGGCGGCTCGCTGTGCGACGGGCTGCTGGCCCAGACGCCGGGCGAGCTGACCTTCGCGGTCAATCAGCCGCATGTCGCCGGCGGCGTCACCGTGTCGGAGGACGAGGTGAAGCGCGCGGTCAATTTCGCCTTCCGCGAGCTGAAGCTGGTGGTCGAGCCGTCGGGTGCGGTGCCGCTGGCGGCGCTCTTGTCCGGGCGGCTGGATGTCCGCGGCCAGGTGGTCGCCGCGGTGGTGTCCGGCGGCAATGTCGATCCGGCCCTGTTCGCCAAACTGGTGGCGTGA
- a CDS encoding LysR family transcriptional regulator — MDRLTSMAVFVKAIDLGSFAAAAAALDLSGPMVGKHVRFLEERLGMRLINRTTRRQNLTDVGRAYYDRCRVVLAEAEAADALATDQLSEPRGKLRVTMPVHFGRHCVTPVLLELARQYPALELDLSFSDRIVDLAEDGYDLAIRTGDLDDKAGVIARRVARQRMVVCAAPAYLGMHGRPGQVEDLPQHHAIIYRRSGRIRPWLFPRPGQPPLEVTPVNRLRLDDLDAIADVAAAGMGLAWLPSWLVRERIQAGALVVVLPDQPEFLYDGYALWPQTPHLPLKVRLAVDALAAALPRFMT; from the coding sequence ATGGATCGCCTGACCAGCATGGCCGTATTCGTCAAGGCCATCGATCTCGGCTCGTTCGCAGCGGCTGCCGCAGCACTCGATCTCTCCGGGCCGATGGTCGGCAAACATGTCCGGTTTCTCGAAGAGCGCCTGGGCATGCGCCTGATCAACCGGACCACCCGGCGCCAGAACCTGACCGATGTCGGCCGCGCCTATTATGACCGCTGCCGGGTGGTGCTCGCCGAGGCCGAGGCCGCGGATGCGCTGGCGACCGACCAGCTGTCCGAACCGCGCGGCAAGCTGCGCGTCACCATGCCCGTGCATTTCGGCCGGCACTGCGTCACCCCCGTCCTGCTGGAGCTGGCGCGGCAATATCCGGCGCTGGAACTGGACCTGTCGTTCAGCGATCGCATCGTCGATCTGGCCGAGGATGGCTATGATCTCGCCATCCGGACCGGTGATCTCGACGACAAGGCCGGGGTGATCGCGCGGCGCGTCGCGCGCCAGCGCATGGTCGTCTGCGCCGCGCCGGCCTATCTCGGCATGCATGGCCGGCCGGGGCAGGTCGAGGATCTCCCCCAGCACCACGCCATCATCTACCGCCGGTCGGGCCGCATTCGCCCCTGGCTGTTTCCGCGCCCGGGCCAGCCTCCGCTGGAGGTCACGCCGGTGAACCGGCTGCGGCTCGACGACCTCGATGCCATCGCCGATGTGGCGGCCGCCGGCATGGGGCTCGCCTGGCTGCCCTCCTGGCTGGTGCGCGAGCGCATCCAGGCCGGCGCGCTTGTCGTGGTCCTGCCGGACCAGCCGGAATTTCTCTACGACGGTTATGCGCTATGGCCGCAGACGCCGCACCTGCCGCTGAAGGTTCGCCTTGCCGTCGATGCGCTGGCGGCGGCCTTGCCCAGGTTCATGACCTGA
- a CDS encoding aspartate dehydrogenase domain-containing protein: protein MEARRIGVIGAGRIARPVLAYLRTSAQWRLGRCLVREARAAGVPEATADPERFFADPADLIIEAAGPEALRLYGARALALADVWTVSASALAAAELFASLETAGRTHGHRLRLLPGALGGLDGVAAAAIDPEARLHVTASRPGMAGAAGEVFAGRLDDAVLRHANEINIAVAAALAGPGVGNATVRLDDPGPGGAHVLGLSVDSRFGRFSARAEIEPDPAKHMHPVAACIIAALERETATIWAG from the coding sequence ATGGAAGCCAGACGCATTGGTGTCATCGGGGCTGGACGCATAGCGCGTCCGGTGCTCGCTTATCTCAGGACCTCGGCCCAATGGCGCCTGGGCCGGTGCCTGGTGCGTGAGGCGCGAGCCGCCGGGGTGCCCGAGGCGACCGCGGATCCGGAGCGGTTTTTCGCCGATCCGGCCGATCTGATCATCGAGGCCGCCGGTCCGGAGGCGCTGCGCCTTTATGGGGCGCGGGCGCTCGCCCTGGCCGATGTCTGGACGGTCAGCGCCAGCGCGCTCGCCGCGGCCGAGCTGTTCGCCAGCCTGGAGACCGCCGGCCGCACCCATGGTCACCGGCTGCGCTTGCTGCCGGGCGCGCTCGGCGGCCTCGACGGCGTCGCGGCGGCCGCGATCGACCCTGAGGCGCGTCTCCATGTCACGGCGTCGCGCCCGGGCATGGCGGGCGCGGCCGGTGAGGTTTTCGCCGGCCGGCTGGACGACGCCGTGCTGCGTCATGCCAACGAGATCAATATTGCCGTCGCGGCGGCGCTCGCCGGCCCGGGCGTCGGGAACGCCACGGTCAGGCTCGACGATCCCGGGCCGGGCGGCGCCCATGTGCTCGGGCTGTCGGTCGACAGCCGGTTCGGACGGTTCTCGGCCAGGGCCGAGATCGAGCCGGATCCGGCCAAGCACATGCACCCGGTGGCGGCCTGCATCATCGCGGCGCTCGAACGCGAAACGGCGACGATCTGGGCGGGTTAG
- a CDS encoding MGDG synthase family glycosyltransferase translates to MAALPRNILILMSRTGGGHLASARALEAEFLRQDPQARVTIVDLLTDHISFPFSRLPRTYDTLVNRAPRLWQAMWKVTARRAVGGSSSALVRYMSQSKLERLIRDCKPDLVVSVHPLVNDLMIPVLARLAPATRYVTVVTDLGGIHPLWLHPGNAAIYLPTAKAVAVALARGLPQHRLHTHGLPIRAEFALAPPARADARLSFGLDPALPVVLVMGGGGGIGPIEAIVEAMAAALATTGGRATAQIAVITAKNDRLRARLAGRSWPVLVVPLGFVDRMSDLMHASDLLVTKAGPGSIAEASVRGLPMLIYGFIPGQEAANVDHVVEAGAGLFEPDPKALAGQAAALLGSDGQRLAGMAAKARGLGRDQATRDIVASILADLPKA, encoded by the coding sequence ATGGCCGCCTTACCGCGCAACATCCTGATCCTGATGAGCCGGACCGGTGGCGGGCATCTGGCCAGCGCGCGGGCGCTGGAGGCGGAATTCCTGCGCCAGGACCCGCAGGCCCGCGTCACCATTGTCGATCTCCTGACCGATCACATCAGCTTCCCGTTCAGCCGCCTGCCGCGCACCTATGACACGCTGGTCAACCGCGCGCCGCGCCTGTGGCAGGCCATGTGGAAGGTCACCGCCCGGCGCGCCGTCGGCGGCTCGTCCTCGGCCCTGGTCCGGTACATGTCGCAGAGCAAGCTCGAACGGCTGATCCGCGACTGCAAGCCGGACCTGGTCGTCTCGGTGCACCCGCTGGTCAACGACCTGATGATCCCGGTGCTGGCCCGGCTCGCCCCGGCGACCCGCTATGTCACCGTGGTCACCGATCTCGGCGGCATTCACCCGCTCTGGCTGCATCCCGGCAATGCCGCGATCTACCTGCCGACCGCCAAGGCGGTAGCGGTGGCGCTGGCCCGCGGCCTGCCGCAGCACCGGCTGCACACCCATGGCTTGCCGATCCGTGCCGAATTTGCCCTCGCGCCGCCGGCGCGCGCCGACGCGCGGCTGAGCTTCGGCCTCGACCCGGCCTTGCCGGTGGTGCTGGTCATGGGCGGCGGCGGCGGCATCGGTCCGATCGAGGCGATCGTCGAGGCCATGGCCGCCGCGCTGGCGACGACCGGCGGCCGCGCCACGGCTCAAATCGCTGTCATCACGGCCAAGAACGACAGGCTTCGGGCGCGCCTTGCCGGCCGCTCCTGGCCGGTCCTGGTCGTGCCGCTCGGTTTCGTCGACCGCATGTCCGACCTGATGCATGCGAGCGACCTCCTGGTCACCAAGGCCGGCCCCGGCTCGATCGCGGAAGCCAGCGTGCGCGGCCTGCCGATGCTGATCTATGGTTTCATTCCCGGCCAGGAAGCGGCCAATGTCGACCATGTCGTCGAGGCCGGCGCCGGCCTGTTCGAGCCGGACCCGAAAGCCCTCGCCGGCCAGGCCGCGGCCCTGCTCGGCAGCGACGGCCAGCGGCTCGCCGGGATGGCCGCCAAGGCGCGCGGGCTCGGCCGCGACCAGGCGACCCGCGACATCGTCGCCTCGATTCTGGCCGATCTGCCCAAAGCTTGA
- a CDS encoding zinc-dependent alcohol dehydrogenase family protein: protein MARVVRFHRHGGPEVLRIETVDLARPGRGEVRIRVKALGLNRAEALLRSGSYIETPVLPSGLGLEAAGLVETVGEGVAGFAPGEAVSIVPPRSMVRWPAYGDLATFPAELVVRHPPSLSFEAAAAVWMPYLTAYGALIDIARLGAQDRVVITAASSSVGLAAIQIANRVGATTIAVTRTSAKAQALREAGAAYVIASAEEDLGGRLTDIAGPEGVRVAFDPIGGPIFEPLTAAMSRGGVLIEYGGLSPEPTPFPLFAVLAKSLTLRGYLVHEITGDPARLEAAKAFILDGLASGSLRPVIARTFAFEEIVEAHRFLESNDQFGKIVVTV from the coding sequence ATGGCGCGGGTTGTTCGCTTTCACCGGCATGGCGGTCCCGAGGTTCTGCGCATCGAGACCGTCGATCTTGCCCGGCCCGGCCGGGGCGAGGTGCGGATCCGCGTCAAGGCGCTGGGCCTCAACCGGGCCGAGGCCCTGCTGCGCTCGGGCTCTTACATCGAGACGCCGGTTCTGCCATCAGGTCTTGGCCTGGAGGCGGCGGGCCTCGTCGAGACGGTCGGTGAAGGCGTCGCCGGTTTCGCGCCGGGCGAGGCGGTCAGCATCGTGCCGCCGAGGTCGATGGTCCGTTGGCCTGCCTATGGCGATCTCGCGACGTTTCCGGCTGAACTGGTCGTCAGGCATCCGCCATCGCTCAGCTTTGAAGCCGCGGCCGCGGTCTGGATGCCCTATCTCACCGCTTATGGTGCGCTGATCGACATCGCCAGGCTCGGCGCGCAAGACCGTGTCGTCATCACCGCGGCATCGAGCAGCGTCGGGCTTGCCGCGATCCAGATCGCCAACAGGGTGGGCGCGACCACCATCGCGGTGACCCGGACATCGGCCAAGGCGCAGGCTTTGCGCGAGGCTGGCGCCGCGTATGTCATTGCCTCCGCGGAAGAAGACCTGGGGGGCCGGCTGACCGACATCGCGGGCCCCGAGGGCGTGCGCGTGGCGTTCGACCCGATCGGCGGCCCGATATTCGAGCCGCTGACGGCCGCGATGTCACGTGGCGGCGTGCTCATCGAATATGGTGGCCTGAGTCCCGAGCCGACACCCTTTCCGCTGTTCGCGGTGCTGGCCAAGAGCCTGACCTTGCGCGGCTATCTCGTCCACGAGATCACCGGCGATCCGGCGCGGCTGGAAGCCGCCAAGGCGTTCATCCTCGACGGGCTCGCGTCGGGTTCGCTCCGGCCGGTCATCGCCAGGACCTTTGCCTTCGAGGAGATCGTCGAGGCGCATCGTTTCCTGGAATCGAACGACCAGTTCGGCAAGATCGTCGTGACGGTCTGA
- a CDS encoding fumarylacetoacetate hydrolase family protein has protein sequence MKLVRFGPMGKEKPGLVDPEGKIRDLSEIVPDIAGEALSNKGLAKIAKADWQKLPVASGRPRIGACVGGVGNFIAVGLNYADHAAETGAAIPTEPILFNKAPSCIVGPDDDVMLPKGSVKTDWEVELAIVIGERARYVSKQDALSVVAGFCICNDVSERAYQIERGGQWMKGKGCETFGPLGPWLVTVDEVADVQKLGMWLDVNGERMQTGSTKTMIFDVRTIVSYVSEFMVLEPGDVITTGTPPGVGLGMKPPKFLKAGDTMTVGIEGLGVQTQNVIAWK, from the coding sequence GTGAAACTGGTACGCTTCGGACCCATGGGTAAAGAAAAGCCTGGCCTGGTCGACCCCGAAGGCAAGATCCGCGACCTCTCGGAGATCGTGCCCGACATTGCCGGCGAGGCGTTGTCGAACAAGGGACTGGCCAAGATCGCCAAGGCGGATTGGCAGAAACTTCCTGTGGCCTCGGGGCGGCCGCGCATCGGCGCCTGCGTCGGCGGCGTCGGCAATTTCATCGCCGTTGGCCTCAACTATGCCGACCATGCCGCCGAGACCGGCGCGGCGATCCCGACCGAACCGATCCTGTTCAACAAGGCGCCGTCCTGCATCGTCGGTCCGGACGACGACGTGATGCTGCCCAAGGGTTCGGTCAAGACCGACTGGGAGGTCGAGCTCGCCATCGTCATCGGCGAGCGCGCCCGCTACGTCTCCAAGCAGGATGCCCTCTCCGTGGTCGCCGGCTTCTGCATCTGCAACGACGTCTCCGAGCGCGCCTATCAGATCGAGCGCGGCGGCCAGTGGATGAAGGGCAAGGGCTGCGAGACCTTCGGTCCGCTCGGCCCCTGGCTGGTCACCGTCGACGAGGTCGCCGACGTGCAGAAGCTCGGCATGTGGCTCGACGTCAACGGCGAGCGCATGCAGACCGGCTCGACCAAGACCATGATCTTCGACGTCAGGACCATCGTCTCCTACGTCTCGGAATTCATGGTGCTGGAACCCGGCGACGTCATCACCACGGGCACGCCGCCCGGTGTCGGTCTCGGCATGAAGCCGCCGAAATTCCTGAAAGCCGGCGACACCATGACGGTTGGCATCGAGGGCCTCGGCGTGCAGACCCAGAACGTCATCGCCTGGAAGTGA